A genome region from Caldisalinibacter kiritimatiensis includes the following:
- a CDS encoding prepilin peptidase: protein MFVLLITSLIVGSFLNVCIYRIPRGESIAYPPSHCPKCDSKLKPIDLIPILSFIINKGKCRYCGEPISLQYPLIEALNAILYIILYLKFGFSLEFLQYALLSSLLIVISTIDYHYKIIPDKLIIFGIICRLLLITLYNFKPNIINGTIGLLIGGGIFLVIAIITNGAMGGGDIKLMAMLGLWLGWKYILLTTLLSFVIGAIISMLLLIFKVKSRKDFIPFGPFISIAAYIAAVYGNELIQFYINNILM from the coding sequence ATGTTTGTACTATTGATTACATCCCTAATAGTAGGTTCATTCCTCAATGTATGCATATATCGCATACCTAGAGGAGAATCAATTGCATATCCTCCATCGCATTGCCCAAAATGTGATAGTAAATTAAAACCTATAGACCTTATACCAATATTAAGCTTTATAATTAATAAAGGCAAATGTAGATACTGTGGGGAGCCCATTTCCCTACAGTATCCATTAATCGAAGCTTTAAATGCTATTTTATATATTATTTTATATTTAAAATTTGGATTTTCACTTGAATTTTTACAGTATGCTTTGCTTTCAAGCTTGCTTATAGTTATAAGTACCATAGATTATCATTATAAAATTATTCCAGATAAACTAATTATCTTTGGGATAATCTGTAGACTACTTTTAATTACATTATATAACTTTAAACCCAATATTATAAATGGGACTATAGGACTATTGATAGGTGGAGGTATATTCCTGGTCATAGCGATTATAACGAATGGTGCTATGGGTGGAGGAGACATAAAATTAATGGCAATGTTAGGTCTGTGGTTAGGATGGAAATACATTTTACTTACAACATTACTTTCATTTGTAATAGGTGCTATTATATCTATGCTTTTATTAATATTTAAAGTCAAAAGTAGAAAAGACTTTATTCCTTTTGGACCATTTATTTCAATAGCGGCTTATATAGCTGCTGTATATGGAAACGAACTTATACAATTTTATATAAACAACATATTAATGTAA
- a CDS encoding type II secretion system protein — MLKAIAKRLKNNKGFTLVELIVVLAVLGILAAIAVPNLSGVQEDAKWKADIATAANLAKAGEMYVQMNDVEDDSDLSTELEEGAYVNSNDLKPQYLKDSDARFVIEVSGGSVSVHYNNSDKTELYPSQGDKPDQDEEIGN, encoded by the coding sequence ATGTTAAAGGCGATAGCTAAAAGACTTAAGAATAATAAAGGTTTTACATTAGTAGAGCTTATTGTAGTTCTTGCTGTGCTAGGTATTTTGGCAGCTATAGCAGTACCAAATTTATCAGGTGTTCAAGAGGATGCAAAGTGGAAAGCAGACATAGCTACTGCTGCTAACTTAGCTAAAGCAGGAGAAATGTATGTACAAATGAATGATGTTGAAGATGATAGTGATTTGTCAACAGAATTAGAAGAAGGTGCTTATGTTAACAGTAATGATTTAAAACCACAGTACTTAAAAGATAGTGATGCTAGATTTGTTATTGAGGTAAGCGGTGGTTCAGTATCTGTTCATTATAATAACTCTGATAAAACTGAACTATATCCAAGCCAAGGTGATAAACCAGATCAAGATGAGGAAATTGGTAATTAA
- a CDS encoding type II secretion system F family protein, whose translation MPTYKYKAIKVSGDRTTGTFTANSKREVVSMLKEKNYYPVEIKEVVEAKNIEFFSFLNKVKTKDIAIFCRQFYTMLDAGVTIINCLDILSKQTENKKLRQEIIKIYDEVQKGLTLSEALKKHNEVFPDLLINMVEAGEVSGNLDVIMDRMAIHYEKENKISNKVKSAMVYPIILSIISLVVVIFLLTVVMPNFISMFEGTGVELPLPTRILLDISDGIKKTWYIIALFLFILGYIFNKYKKSERGKRYFDNLKFKIPIVKNTTEKVVTSRFTRTLSTLLGSGVSLIQSLDIVANVVGNKVVADGILQAKEDVRKGISLAEPIKNIRVFPPMVVSMIMIGEESGSLEEILDKTADFYDDEVEAAMEKMTTALEPLMIVFMAIIIGAIVIAMVLPMFNMVNTLQF comes from the coding sequence ATGCCCACATATAAATATAAAGCAATAAAGGTATCAGGAGATAGAACAACAGGAACTTTTACTGCTAATTCAAAGCGAGAAGTTGTATCAATGCTTAAGGAAAAAAACTATTATCCTGTTGAGATTAAAGAGGTAGTAGAAGCAAAGAATATAGAGTTTTTTAGTTTTTTAAATAAAGTTAAAACAAAAGATATAGCAATATTTTGTAGACAGTTTTATACTATGCTCGATGCAGGAGTTACTATTATTAATTGTCTTGATATATTAAGTAAGCAGACGGAAAATAAGAAATTAAGACAGGAAATAATTAAAATATACGATGAAGTACAGAAGGGATTGACTTTATCAGAGGCATTAAAAAAGCACAATGAAGTATTTCCAGATTTGCTTATAAATATGGTTGAAGCAGGAGAGGTAAGTGGTAACTTAGATGTTATAATGGATAGAATGGCTATTCATTATGAAAAGGAAAATAAGATTTCAAATAAAGTTAAAAGTGCTATGGTATATCCTATAATCTTAAGTATAATATCGTTAGTGGTTGTGATATTTCTATTAACTGTAGTTATGCCAAACTTTATAAGTATGTTTGAAGGAACAGGTGTTGAGTTACCATTACCTACAAGAATTTTATTAGATATAAGTGATGGAATAAAGAAAACTTGGTATATAATAGCTTTATTCTTGTTTATTCTAGGGTATATATTTAATAAATATAAAAAAAGTGAAAGAGGCAAGAGATATTTTGATAATTTAAAATTTAAAATACCAATAGTAAAAAATACTACTGAAAAGGTAGTAACTTCGAGATTTACTAGAACACTTTCTACACTACTTGGAAGTGGAGTTTCCCTCATACAGTCATTAGATATAGTAGCAAATGTCGTAGGAAATAAAGTAGTAGCAGATGGAATACTTCAAGCTAAAGAAGATGTAAGAAAGGGAATAAGCTTAGCAGAACCTATAAAAAATATAAGAGTATTTCCACCTATGGTTGTTTCAATGATAATGATAGGTGAGGAATCAGGTTCCCTTGAAGAAATATTGGACAAGACTGCAGACTTTTATGATGATGAAGTAGAAGCGGCGATGGAAAAGATGACAACAGCTCTAGAGCCATTGATGATAGTATTTATGGCTATTATAATAGGAGCAATAGTTATTGCAATGGTATTACCGATGTTTAATATGGTGAACACGTTACAGTTTTAA
- a CDS encoding type IV pilus twitching motility protein PilT, producing the protein MELNELLRKTVEMKASDLHITVGFPPVMRINGELVVCNEDNLTPNDNYDLVKQMLSEEQFKTLEREGELDLSYSQRGLGRFRVNVYKQRGTYGMAIRTVSLKIPTIEELGLPPIVKELSRKKRGLILVTGPTGSGKSTTLASMINTINNERNCHILTLEDPIEYLHKHNKSIVNQREVGTDTISFANGLRSALRQDPDVILVGEMRDLETISTAITAAETGHLVLSTLHTIGAAKTVDRIIDVFPPHQQQQIMVQLSNVIEGVISQQLLPKADGSGRAVALEIMVATPAIRNLIREGKTHQIQTAIQTGTKYNMVTMDNSLLELYRKGIISRDTILNYSVDKEMVKRFLGI; encoded by the coding sequence ATGGAATTGAATGAGTTATTAAGAAAAACTGTAGAAATGAAAGCATCTGACTTACATATTACAGTTGGATTTCCTCCAGTTATGAGAATCAACGGAGAACTTGTTGTATGTAATGAAGATAACTTAACTCCAAATGATAATTATGATTTAGTAAAGCAAATGTTAAGTGAAGAGCAATTCAAAACTTTAGAGAGAGAAGGCGAATTAGATTTATCATATTCTCAAAGAGGATTAGGAAGATTTAGAGTAAATGTATATAAGCAAAGAGGAACTTATGGTATGGCCATAAGAACTGTATCGTTAAAGATACCAACAATAGAAGAACTTGGATTACCACCAATAGTGAAAGAGTTATCTAGAAAGAAAAGAGGACTTATATTAGTTACTGGTCCAACAGGCAGTGGAAAGTCTACAACATTAGCATCGATGATAAACACTATAAACAATGAAAGGAATTGTCACATATTAACACTAGAAGACCCAATTGAGTATTTACATAAACATAACAAGAGTATAGTTAACCAAAGAGAAGTGGGAACAGATACAATATCCTTTGCTAATGGATTAAGATCAGCATTAAGACAAGACCCAGATGTTATTTTAGTGGGGGAAATGAGAGATTTAGAGACTATATCTACAGCTATAACAGCTGCTGAAACTGGACATTTAGTGCTTTCAACGTTGCATACAATAGGAGCAGCTAAAACAGTTGATAGAATTATAGATGTATTTCCACCTCATCAGCAGCAACAGATAATGGTTCAACTGTCTAATGTAATAGAAGGTGTAATTTCTCAACAGTTGTTACCTAAAGCTGATGGAAGTGGTAGAGCAGTTGCATTAGAAATCATGGTAGCTACTCCAGCTATAAGGAACCTTATTAGAGAAGGAAAAACCCATCAAATACAAACGGCTATACAAACTGGAACTAAATATAATATGGTAACAATGGATAATTCACTACTGGAGTTGTATAGAAAGGGGATTATAAGTAGAGATACAATACTAAATTATTCAGTTGATAAAGAGATGGTAAAAAGATTTTTAGGTATATAA